Genomic window (Desulforapulum autotrophicum HRM2):
CCGAGGTGTTGAAGTATGACGATCTCATGGAACTTGGGTCTGAGGATGCCGTTAAAAAAGCGGGGAAGTTTTACGTCCAGGGAAAAGACTATCCTGTGGTTGACGGTGATATTCTCAATATCCGGTTCAAGGTGTAGATAACTGGGGGGTTGAATGAACCCATGAACAGGTATGATAAAAGGCTCTTTTGCCACGATCTTCCCACTAAACCCGATCCCACCATGGGTATTATCCTTGTCACCGGTGCCACAGGATACATCGGCGGGCGGCTTGTCACCGAGCTTCTGGCCCGGGGGTATCGGGTTCGTATCATGGTCAGGGTCGCTTCTCCCGACCACCAGGAGCGGTGGCCGGGTGCTGAGATTGTTACCGGCGACGCCTTGAGTGTTCCCTGTCTCACGGATGCATTTAAAGGGGTCCATGGGGCCTATTATCTGATTCATTCGATGCTCCTGGGCCAGGATGAGTTTGAAACCGTGGATATCATGGCTGCCGTGAATTTCAGGAAAGCGGCTGAAAGCCAGGGGGTCGAACGGATTATCTACCTTGGCGGTCTGGGCGATTCCCGGGATTCCCTGTCTCCCCATTTAAGGAATCGGAACCAGGTGGGGGCTACCCTTAAAGGGGGCAGGGTGGCGGTCACTGAACTCAGGGCCGCCATCATCATGGGCTCGGGATCCGTGTCCCATGAGATCATCAAATCCCTTGTGGTGGATGCCCCCATTCTTCCCCTGCCTGCATGGAGTCGGACACGCTGTCAGCCCATTGCCATTCGGGACGTTGTCAAATACCTGGTGGGCGTGCTTGAAATTCCTGATACAGCAGGCCGTTCCTTTGATATCGGGGGACCCGATATATTGACCTATGGCGAAATGATCCGGACCATGGCAAGAATTCTCAATAAAAAACCGTGGTTCATGCCTTCTCCCATTCAGAGTGTCAGTGTGAATGCCTATCTGGTGAGTCTGATCACCCCGGTGCCGGCAACCATCACCCGGGCGCTTTTTGAGGGTATCGTCAACGAGGTGGTCTGCCGGGAGAACCGCATCAGACAGAGTCTGTGGTTTGATCTTCTCTCCTATGAAGAGTCAGTGAAAAGGGCCCTTGCCATGGAGGATCTCAACACCGTTACCACACGTTGGTCCGATGCCTATCCCCGGGATTACTCCCTGGCCGTAAGGCTCGACCAGTTGCCTAGGCCACCCCTCTATACCAGCACCTGCAGCATTGAGAGCACCAAGACGGCCCAGGCAATATTTCGTTCTGTCTGTGGCATCGGAGGGGAGCGGGGGTGGTTTCACAGCAACCTTTTGTGGAAGCTCAGGGGTATGGCCGACAGGATGATGTTCGGGGTGGGAACGGCAAGGGGTCGAAAGCACTCCGTGGGCCTCAAGGTCAACGATGTAATTGACTTCTGGCGGGTGGAACGCATCATTTATGACGCGCATCTGCTCCTGAGGGCTGAGATGCAGGTGCCGGGTTTTGCCTGGCTGGAGTTTACGGTCGAGCCCTCCAGGGGGCGGCATCTCTTAACGGTGACAGCCTATTTCCATCCCAGGGGAATGTGGGGAAAAATTTACTGGTATGCCATGCTTCCCTTTCACTATTTTATCTTCACCGATATTATCCGGCAGATAGAGGCAGCCGCCTGATTTTCAGCCTGGGGAACTGACCCTGGATTCAAGTTGACCTATGCGGGTTCCTGTGTAAAGATGGCTGCAAATTCGGTAGACGTTCAGTTGTTTTGAGATCCAAATGATTTGAGATTCAAACAGGAGATGTCATGATAAAGATTGGTTTTATTCGTTTTCCCCAGGAAATGGCCGATCAGGTTGCCGATTGCTACACCCGTCTGCCCCAGGCCCCAAAAGAGGTGAAGATCAAGGAGACCTATGTCTACGATGAATCTGGAGAGGATGCCCGGGCGTTTTCGATTTTTGAGTACCGCACTGCCCATAAAGCCCTGGCGGCTGAATACCTTGAAACCCGGTATCAACTTTTTTCCAAGATTCCGGGTCTTACCTATTCCATTGAAAACTGGCTTTCTGTTGGCGATGCATTGGCAGTTGTCGGCACCGGGGATTTTAACTCCCATTTCTCCATTCATGGCTGAAATTGTTTGGCCTGTGCGGTTCGCTTTCAGACTGGCACGACAAAAAATAAAGTTCGCCGGACTTATACAAGTTTCATGTAAAAAAGATAGCTGCACAGGCCAATTGCTTATATGGCCCCGCTGGATTTAAGGGCAAAAAGAACAATCTTCTGCATGAGCTTTTCCTGCATGGTCTCGGGGTCTTCAAGGCCCATGCGCTCAAGGTAGGGTCTGGCAGTTTTAGGAATTGAGGACAGGCCCTGGCCGATAAGGCCGGGCATGATGGCAAATTTGTTTTCCTCAGCCTTTTGTTTGAACTGTCTGAGTGCCCTGCCAAGGACGATCTCCTCGTCGGTGAAGTCGGTGCCAAAGGGAAAACTTTTAAAAAATCCCTTTTTCCGGAAGGCTGCAAGTTTTTCTTCAAGGGCCTGGGGGGTGTTGTTTGTGAATGGTTCTGGAATCTGCCAGTCCCGGGGGATCTTTCCGGCGGCCTTGGCCTTATCCAGCAGCTCTTCCTGGAATCTTGAATCGGCAATGCAGATGAGCCGGGTCATGGCTTCCCGGTCCCTGGCCCCCCGGAGATCGGCAATTCCGTATTCAGTGACCACAATATCCCTTAAATGTCGTGGAATGGTGATGTGCCCATACTGCCACACCACGTTTGATGTGGTTTTGCTCCCGGCTTCCCGGGTGCTGCGGATCATGGTTACTGCCCGGCCGTCGTCCAGGGCGTGGGCCATGGCGACAAAGTTGTACTGGCCCCCGGGTCCTGAGATGATTTTGTTGTCTTCCAGTCCGCCGGCGCATACGGCGCCTGACAGGGTCACCATGATACCGGCATTGATGAATCTGCCGTGGACCCTCTGGAGGCGTTTGAGCGCTTCATTGCCGTAGAGCTGGTTCACATAGTCCACCCCGCGCATGTCAATCAGCTTGAGTTGATCGTCGTCCATCTCCCGAAGTTCCGTGTAGAAAGCCTGGGGACCGATGAAAAAGCTGGCATACAGTACCACGCCGTTTTTCAGGCAGGGGCCAAGGCAGTTGAGGGCCACGGCTTCCACATTTTTTGCGATTCGCATATCCAGGGAATATTCTGTCTGGCCAAGCCGGATGGAACGGTCTACATAGGTCACATCCGGGTGGAAAATGCCAAAATGCTTGAGAAAACCAACCTCACTTTCTTTGATCACCGGGTGGAGCATCCGTTGCGCCACAAACTCCCTGAAGATATCTTCGATCTGGGTGTCTTCAAATCTTTTCTGGTTGAGCAGTTTCTGGAGTCTGACATCTTCATAGACCTTGCGCTTGATGATGCCGGCCTTGATGAGTTCAAGAAGGCTGTCCACAAACATTTCAGATGAGCCCAAAAGCCCGGTTTTAAAAACATCGGTTCCACCGATGGTTTGAATCAAAGGATTGAACTTTGAAAGGATGTCGGCCTGGGTAAGAAAATCGCAATAGGCCTTATTTTCCCTGTGGCGCATATCAAGGCCTGCCACAATGGCGTCTCCGAGGGATCCGATGCCCACCTGGATTGTTCCCCCGTCCCGGACCAGGGTGGAGGCGTGGAGTCCGATCATCCAGTCCACATTGTTTATTGGTTCCTTGGGTGCCCCGAAAAGGGTGAAATCAAGGTCCGGGGAATCAATGACCATGTCGTAAAACCCGGGCTCAACCACTGCTTTGCCATACATGAATGGCAGATTGGTGTTCACCTGGGCAATGATGGCTACCTTTTCGCCTTTGGCCCTCATGTCGCGCATAACCTTTGCACCTTCCAGGTGAGTGTCTGGATTGGAGCTCATACTGAAGAGGATTTTTCCGTTGATCTCTTGTTTGGCCACCAGCTGGGATAGGACGTTGCACCGGTTGATCACGGCGTCCCGAACGGCATGGGTATAGTTTGAGCCAAGGTAGTTCTGGGCGGCATGGGCGTTGGTCATCCATCCGCCGGCCTTGTTGAAAAATTCCACCAGTTCAAAATTGGGCGGTATCTGACCCTTTCGCATGTCCAGGACATAGTCAAAATCGATGAAACCGCCCCAGATCCGTTCGACCAGGGGGCCGAGAAACCGGTGTTCAAGTTCACTTGACCAGGTGGGCTTCTCAAGGGCGACGGCTGTTACAAGGGTGAAATGAAGTTCTGGATCGGTTTTGAGGCGCCGGTAAATGGCATTGATGAGCTGGGTGGGTTTGGCAAGGGCCAGGGGGGCTGCAAGGATGATTTCTTTCCCCACCTGGCCGATAAGATCGTCAACGCATTGTTCAACATCTGTGAAATAAACCGGTTGCTTTTTACTCAAAATAGCCTCTCCTTTTCATGCGCATGTTTGAACAAAGATAATCTTTTTAGAATCGTACTATTGTTTTTAGAATACACATTGCTATCAGCTATTTTGTTAAAAGTAAACGGGCGGCCTGTCCACCTATCCTTTTGCGGACCGATATGCATCGTTGAGTCGTTCTTTGATGTAATTGACGGCTTTTTCGTCGTATTCGTCAAGGTCAAAGCAGTAGCCATCAGCGCCACCTGGAAGCCCCTCGGGAATGAGATCTCCTTCTTCGTCGGGATCTGTGATCATGTCTTCATAGAAGCAGACCGAGAGCCATCGGTTCGAAGGGTCATCATCAATGATGTCGGCCATGGCAAAAAGGTCCCGGCCCGTCTGGTTTTTGTGCCGGGGGCGAAGGGAGTAACTCACCCCGGGTCTTGCTATGAATTCACAGGTTACATCTTCCATTGTCAGAATATGGTCCCTGAATTCTATAAATGCTTGTTTGGTTCTAGTGTCGTTGTCTTTCCAGTCATCAAGAAACGCATCTATCTCTTTCATGATTCTCCTTTTTATTTTCGAGGAGCGGTTTTTAAATCCCTCCCCATGGGGTTGTTGTGGTTCATATTATTTTCCATGGCGGGGCAGGGTGTTAGGGTGCCTCTGACATGTGGGTGACAATGTGACCAAGTTCTGGGAATATCAGCTGGTTGCAGGCAAGTTTGCACGCCTTGAGGCTGCCTGGCATGCAAAAGACAGCCACGGAGTTGATGATGCCTGCCCTGGCCCTTGAAAGCAGGGCTGCAGAGTCGATCTCCTCAAAGCTGAGCATGGCAAAAAGAGTGGCAAAGGCCGTAAGTTTCTTTGTAAAAAGCGGGGTTACCGCCTCAATGGTGACATCCCTTGGGCTGATGCCCGTTCCACCGGTGAGGAGAATGGCGTTGGGGGTGATCTGTGTGACCACATGTTCGACCATATTCCGTATGGCTGCAATCTCGTCGGTCACCACGTGGTGGACAACGACCTCATGGCCTTCTTTTTTTGCCTGTTGCTTTATCCAGGTCCCGCTTTTGTCCTGGCTGAGGTCTCGTGTGGTGGATACCGAGATGACGGCCACCCTCAGTTTGCCCGGGTCTTTACTCTTGTGCTGCAAGGTTCCCATTTTACGCCTCCTGTTCGATGAACACGGTGTCTTTGCCGTCGTGTTCGCTGAGGCAGACGTTGACCATGTCCGAGTGAAGGGTGGCAAGGGTGGTTCCTTTATAGTCCGCCTGGAGGGGCAGTTCCCTGTGACCCCGGTCCACCAGCACGGCAAGTTCGATCCTTGCCGGTCTGCCGAAATCCATGATGGCGTCCATGGCAGCCCGTATGGTACGGCCCGTAAAGAGCACGTCATCCACAAGGATGATATTTTGATTGTCAACGGAGAAAGAAATTTTAGAGGCCCTTACAACGGGGTAGTGGCTGATCTGTGTCCAGTCGTCCCGGTAGAGGTTAATGTCCATGGCCCCCACTGGCACTTTGACCCCTTCGATTTTGAGTATTTTTTCCTGGAGCCGATGGGCAAGAAAGTCTCCCCGGGTCATGATCCCGGCCAGGGCAACATCTTTTACGCCCCTGTGGGTTTCAATGATCTCATAGGCCATTCGGGTAATCACCCTTTCCATGTCTTCGGCATTGAGAATGGTTCGTCGTTTTTTCATATCTGACCCCTGCTGTTCCAATGGTGCAGTGTACCCGCCGTTATTCCGTCATACATACCATGCCGGATTTTGATTTTAAATTTACCGGTAAACTGTTATCATCTTTTTTTCTACTGGGCAATAGATTAACCTGACGGACTGGAACAGATAACATGACCTATGATTGCACCGGGGTTATCCTGGCGGGGGGGGTGAATAAACGGCTCCCTGGAATAAAAAAAACCTTTCGTGAGATAAGGGGCCGGATGATCATGGAGGTCATTCATTCACTTTTTACCGATCTGTTTGACAGGGTGATCATTGTGGCAAATGATCCGGCGGCCTTTGGTGAATGGGATGCCACCATTGTGTCAGACATCTATCCCCATAGATGTCCCCTTGCCGGAATCCATGCAGGGCTCTTTTACGCATCCACTCCCAGGGTGTTTGTCTCTGCCTGTGACACCCCTTTCCTGGAAAGGCGTCTGGCCGAGTATATCCTCTCCCAGGCAGGTCCCGGCATTGACGTTGTGATCCCCGAGACAGATGCCGGACTTGAACCCCTGTGCGCCACGTATTCAAAGCATTGTCTGCCGCTGATCGAAACAAACCTTAAAAATCATATCTTTAAGATCAATCGATTTTTTCGAGAAAAACGGGTCAGAAGGATTCCCATGGACAAGATACAGGCCATTGATCCTGAAATCGATTCGTTCTTTAACATTAACACGCCCGAGGACCTTGAACGGGCAAGGGCCATTGCTGTGAAAAAAGGAGAATTCAATGGATATAAATAAAATGTTTGAACAGGTAAAAGCCCTTCCTGATTACGACCAGGTGGGCATGATACTCTGCCACAACGGTGTGGTTCGCAAAACCACCCGGGAAGGACAGGAGGTGACAGGTCTAAGGGTTAGCGTGGATCAGGAGGGCCTTGATTCCCTTGTAACGGCCCAGAAGAAAAAACAGGGCATTGTTGAGGTGCTGGTTGAGATTGCAGCAGATCAGGACCTTGCCGTTGGCCAGGATATCATGGCCATTGTGGTGGCAGGGGACATCAGGGAACGGGTGATCGAAACCCTCACAGATACCCTTGAACAGGTCAAGACAAAGATTACAAGCAAACAGCAGTTCTTCAAATAACCGGCACGGCCGGAGCGAGGTATGGCTCCGGCCTCAACGAATTTTGAAACACCTTCATTGGCAATGCTTTGGCGAGTGTTTCATATAACCGGCACGGCCGGAGCGTGGTATGGCTCCAGCCACAACGAACAATGAAACGCCCCTGTTTGCAATGCTTCGGTGAGTGTTTCTTATAAACCGGCACGGCCGGAGCGAAGTATCGGCTCTGGCCACAACGAACAATGAAACGCCTCAGTTTGCAATGCATTGGTGGGCGTTTCATATAAAAAAAAGGAAAATTGATGACGGATTTTACCCATTTGGACGACCAGGGAAGGGTCAGGATGGTTGATGTGGCCGGCAAAGATGTGACACGACGGGTCGCCATTGCCCGGGGCAGGATCGACATGACCGCGGATACTCTGGATCGAATTTTCGGCCGGAACGTGAAAAAGGGAAATGTCCTTGAAGCCGCAAGAATCGCAGGGGTAATGGCTGCCAAGCGGACGGCAGACCTTATTCCCATGTGCCATCCGTTGAACCTTACCCATGTGCGGGTGGATTTCTTTCCAGACCCTGGGCACAACCGTATTGAAATTGAGGCTGAAGCCTCCCTTGCCGGCAGGACCGGGGTGGAGATGGAGGCCCTGACCGCAGTATCTGTTGCCGCCCTGACCATCTATGACATGTGCAAATCCTATGACAAGGGCATGATCATTTCCGACATTCATCTCAAGAGTAAGACAGGGGGGAAGAGTGGCACCTTTTTGGCAGACAGGTATGGTCACCCATGAGAACCTGATCTTCCTTGGCGCCGGTTTTCTTGTGGGGGTCGTGGTTTGCCTGGTTTTCCAGCGCCTGGGCCTCTCCATGGTGACCCGCCGTCTGGCAAGTATCTCAGCCCAGGCCCTCCAGGCCAATTCCACCCAGTTCCTTGACCTTGCGGATCACTATTTTGCAGGTTATATCAAAGAAGCCAGAAAGGAGCTTGATATTAAGGGTGATGAGATGATCCGCAGCGTGGACCCCGTGCGCCAGGCCCTGGATCGTTATGAAAACCGCCTGGGTCAGATGGAGCTTGAGCGCGAAAGGGCCTTTGGTTCGTTGACGGCCCAGCTGGTGGAGATGGCAAGGACCCAGGAGAGTCTCCAGCGGGAGACCGGCAACCTTGTCAAATCGTTGCGCCTGCCCCATGTCCGGGGCCGATGGGGGGAGATCACCCTGAGAAAAGTGGCTGAACTGGCCGGCATGGCTGAACAGTGTGATTTTACAGAACAGCTCCAGAAAGGGTCGGGCAAGGGTGCCCTTCGTCCGGACATGGTGGTTCATCTGCCCGGGGATCGAAATATTGTGGTGGATTCCAAGGTGCCGCTTGCGGCCTATCTTGACGCCCTTGAATCCACGACAAAGGAGGCGCGCAAGGCCGGCCTGTTAAACCATGCCCGCCAGGTCCTGGCCCACATCAACGCCCTTTCGGCCAAGGAATACTGGCGGCAATTTACACCTACACCCGAGTTTGTGGTGTTGTTTATACCCGGGGAAAACTTTTTCAGCGCAGCCCTTGCCCAGAAGCCCGATCTTATTGAGACCGCCATCCAGAAAGGGGTCATCCTGGCAACGCCTGCCACCCTGATTTCCCTGTTAAAATCGGTCTCCTACGGGTGGAGCCAGGCAAAGAGCCATGAAAATGCCAAGGAGATCACCCGGCTGGGGAGTGAGCTTTTCCAGCGGATCTCCCTGATGGCTGAATCCATGAACCTGCTGGGCAAGGATATAGAGCGGGCAGCTTCAACCTACAATAAAACCGTGGGGACCATTGAGCGACGGGTAATGGTTTCTGCCAAAAAATTATCAAACCTCGGCATTGCCGAGGATAGAAATATCCCCGAGGTCCATTCGGTGACCACGGGCATTCGAAACATGGCAGTTGAGGAGAAACAATAAAAATGGAAGTGTTCAGAACAGGGGCTGGGTCCATGGAACGACCTGGGCAAATAAGCGGCAGGTCAGTGTGGCTGGTTGTCGGGTTAGCCATGTTTACCATGGCACTATCCTTTTTTCCAGCGTGCGGGCCCAAACCACCCGTCCCGGTAACACAGTACACCAGCCTTGAACCCCTTGCCTTGAAGGATTATCCTGATTTTTCCGACACCCTTGGAAAGGAGGGTCTTGAACGCGCTCTTCAGGCCAGCCTTGTCTATTTTAACCGGATCCCCGATTCCAGGTCTTTTCAATTCGGACCTGATGTGTTCGATGTCGTTCATCTCAGGCAGTCTGTCCAGCGATTCCTTGAATTTTTTGCAACCGGTCCGGATACTGATGCCCTGAACCGGTTCATTCGGGACAATTATCGGGTCTATGGCTCAAGGGCGAATATGGAAAAAGGTGTCCTTTTTACCGGATATTACGAACCGTCAATGGCGGCAAGCCTTGTCCGGGATAAAGACTACCAATACCCCCTGTTTTCCGTGCCCGACGATCTTTTGACCATTGACCTTGCTGCATTTTCCGATCGTTTCAAGGGTTTTTCAAAGCTGACGGCAAGGGTCGACAACCATCGGGTCGTTCCCTATTATACCCGCCAGGAGATCAACGGGATTAAAGATTTTGAACTGCGGGCCAAACCCCTTGCCTGGGTTAAAGACCGCACGGATCGGTTTTTCCTTGAAATCCAGGGGTCTGGACGGCTTTTTCTCAAGCAGGGCGGTGAGATGAATGTCCACTACAGCACCAAAAACGGGCATCCCTATAAGGCTGTGGGACGCTATCTTATTGACCAGGGCGAAATTGCCCGGGAGGATATGTCAATGCAGGCCATCAGGCGTTGGATTGAGAACAATCCTTCACGCCAGGATGCGCTTTTCAACTATAACCCCAGCTTTGTCTTTTTCCAGCAGGAGCAGGGTGGCCCCTTTGGCAGTATCAATGTTGAACTGACCCCCCTACGTTCCATTGCAACGGACCGGACGCTTTTTCCCAAGGGTGCTGTCTGTTTTATTCAAACAAAAATCCCAGACCCGGATACGCTTGAACAGCCCGAGTCATGGCAATCTTTTTCCGGTTTTGTTATGAACCAGGATACGGGCGGAGCCATAAAAGGAGCCGGCCGCTGCGACCTGTTTTACGGTAACGGCAGGTATGCCGAGTTTGGTGCCGGGCACATGAAGCACCCGGGCAATTTGTTCTTTCTGGTATTAAAGCCTTGAATTTTCCTTGCAAATCCCCTGTTTGTCGAATAATGTTGACAGATAATTCGGACCAGGTTGAGGAGGCTTGTTGACCCATGATTCCGGGATTTGAAGCCATTGTTGAACAAAGAATCAAACAGGCACAGGAAAACGGGGAGCTGGATAACCTGCCCGGGCAGGGGCAGCCGTTGCCCAATGAGGAGATTGATTTCTCAAACGAGCTGAGGCTTGCCCACAAGATATTGAAGAATGCTGGTTTTCTTCCCCCTGAGGTGGAACTCAGACGAGATATCTCCGCCATGGAACAGCTCCTTGATGCCGTTGAACCAGGCAGTGGTGAACAGGAGCGTATCCGAAAAAAACTGAACCTTCTCATGACCCGGCTGGGCATGACTAAAACTACCAGGAAAACAATTTCAATTCCTGCTGAATACAGGAACTCCATTATAAACAGGATGTCGTAAATTCCATGAAATTTAAAAATAAAGATAAAGAGGGGATTTTTAAAAGTCTCTTTGCCGCCTATTTTGTTCTTCTTCTCCATGTGTTTCTTCTTGCCGGAACGGGCATCACAGTTGTCCTGTTCCGGGGGGTGTACCACTATCTTCCCTGGATCATGGCAGGTCTGGCTGTGCTCATCCTTGCTCTGTTCTGGATTTTTTATCTTCGGATGAAAAAGAGCAGCCGGGAGATTAAGGATGTGCTCTCCTTTCCCGAGTTCAGGGGCAGGGCTGTAGAAATAAAACTTCTGGGGGGAATGGCCACTTTTTCCATTGGGGAATCCAAGGGCATCAACACCCCCCTCCTTGGCCAGGACGGCTTCCAGGGCGATGGTGGCGGTGGGCAATTAAAGCTTGCAGCCCCGGAAGAGGGAATAGAGCAGCGGCTTGCAGATCTTGCCAGGCTCTATGAGGACGAGCTGATCACCAAGGAGGAGTTTGACATTGCCAAGCGGCGAATCCTTCTTGATTAACCGGCATGGCCGGCCCATGGTTCTATTCTGATTACAACGAATGATACACGCCTCTGGTTGTAATGGGTCGGGGAACGTTTCATAAAATTTGAGAAAATAAATTTAACCCATGGGGACAGGCGGCAACCTTGTCCCAAATACAGGGGGGGAAATATGGTAAAAATAAAACTGGCATTGTTGTCTGGCGGCATTTCGTCGGAACGGGAGGTTTCCCTGAACGGCGGGTTTCAGGTGTATGAAGCACTGGACAAGGAACGATACGACATTGTTCGATACGATCCTGCCACGGACCTGGCAACCCTTGTGAACGATGCTGAAACCATTGATGTGGCGCTGTTGATTCTCCACGGCCCCTTTGGTGAGGACGGCACGGTTCAGGGACTTCTGGATCTTCTGGATATTCCCTACCAGGGGGCCGGTGTGCTTGGCAGTGCTATTGCCATGAACAAGCTTGTATCAAAACGGCTTTACCTGCAGGCCGGAATTCCAACGCCGGAATTCCTTAGTTTTTCAAGGACGGATAAGGTGGATCTCCATGCCTGTGTAGAACGGCTGGGCCTGCCCATTGTGGTCAAACCCGTATCTGCCGGCTCAAGCGTGGGTATGAGTATTGTCAAGCAGGAGAAGAATCTTGGGGCTGCATTGGAAAAGGGTTTTGAACAGGATGAAGCTGTTCTGCTCGAGGCCTATGTTAAGGGGCTCGAACTCACCTGCGCTGTGGTCGGTAACCAGGAGATCGAGGCCATGCCTGTGATTGAGATTCTTCCCGGGGAAGGCCATGAATTCTTTGACTATGATGCCAAGTATGTTGCCGGTCGTACCCAGGAGATCTGTCCGGCAAGGATCGAAGAATCGGTTCGAAAGACGGTCCAGGCCCATGCCATTGAGGCCCACAAGGCTCTTTTCTTGAAGGGCTACAGCCGAACGGATATGATTCTTTCAGACAGGGGGGTAACGGTTCTGGAGACCAATACCATTCCAGGGATGACTGAAACCAGTCTTCTTCCCCGGGCGGCAAAGGTTGCGGGATATTCGTTCTCCCAGCTGCTTGACCGACTGATCGAGCTTGCCATGGAAAAATGACGGCCGTTTAAACCGTGTCTCAGATCTGTAACCTTGAGTCATAACCGGCCCCGCCGGAATGAGGCAGCCAATAATGAAATTTTTGCCGATTGAAATGTATTGGCAGGACTTTTTTAAAACAAAAGAATGGAGAGATAAACGATAATGAAGATTCTTGTTGTGGGAAGCGGTGGCAGGGAGCATGCCCTGACCTGGAAGATTTCCCAGAGTACCATGGTGGATAAGATTTATTGCGCTCCCGGCAATGCAGGTACAACCCAGTACGCGGAAAACCTTGCCATCAAAGCCGACGATATCGAGGCCCTGGGTCTGTTTGCAAAGGAAAACGGGGTAGACCTCACCGTTGTCGGGCCGGAAGTCCCCCTTTCCATGGGTATTGTGGATCATTTTGAATCCATGGGGCTCAGGGCCTTTGGACCCA
Coding sequences:
- a CDS encoding SHOCT domain-containing protein; the protein is MKFKNKDKEGIFKSLFAAYFVLLLHVFLLAGTGITVVLFRGVYHYLPWIMAGLAVLILALFWIFYLRMKKSSREIKDVLSFPEFRGRAVEIKLLGGMATFSIGESKGINTPLLGQDGFQGDGGGGQLKLAAPEEGIEQRLADLARLYEDELITKEEFDIAKRRILLD
- the mltA gene encoding murein transglycosylase A: MEVFRTGAGSMERPGQISGRSVWLVVGLAMFTMALSFFPACGPKPPVPVTQYTSLEPLALKDYPDFSDTLGKEGLERALQASLVYFNRIPDSRSFQFGPDVFDVVHLRQSVQRFLEFFATGPDTDALNRFIRDNYRVYGSRANMEKGVLFTGYYEPSMAASLVRDKDYQYPLFSVPDDLLTIDLAAFSDRFKGFSKLTARVDNHRVVPYYTRQEINGIKDFELRAKPLAWVKDRTDRFFLEIQGSGRLFLKQGGEMNVHYSTKNGHPYKAVGRYLIDQGEIAREDMSMQAIRRWIENNPSRQDALFNYNPSFVFFQQEQGGPFGSINVELTPLRSIATDRTLFPKGAVCFIQTKIPDPDTLEQPESWQSFSGFVMNQDTGGAIKGAGRCDLFYGNGRYAEFGAGHMKHPGNLFFLVLKP
- a CDS encoding DnaJ family domain-containing protein produces the protein MIPGFEAIVEQRIKQAQENGELDNLPGQGQPLPNEEIDFSNELRLAHKILKNAGFLPPEVELRRDISAMEQLLDAVEPGSGEQERIRKKLNLLMTRLGMTKTTRKTISIPAEYRNSIINRMS
- a CDS encoding D-alanine--D-alanine ligase family protein, which gives rise to MVKIKLALLSGGISSEREVSLNGGFQVYEALDKERYDIVRYDPATDLATLVNDAETIDVALLILHGPFGEDGTVQGLLDLLDIPYQGAGVLGSAIAMNKLVSKRLYLQAGIPTPEFLSFSRTDKVDLHACVERLGLPIVVKPVSAGSSVGMSIVKQEKNLGAALEKGFEQDEAVLLEAYVKGLELTCAVVGNQEIEAMPVIEILPGEGHEFFDYDAKYVAGRTQEICPARIEESVRKTVQAHAIEAHKALFLKGYSRTDMILSDRGVTVLETNTIPGMTETSLLPRAAKVAGYSFSQLLDRLIELAMEK